The genomic DNA gaccccaactgggtttgccatactggcaacccagtaaaaaggaaaatatagAAAATTTATACGAACAAGTTTGTGTGGAGTATTAACCATCCACCTGCTTGATCTCGGCCAGAAGACTGGCTAAAGGGGATGTGCAtataagaaaggaaaaaaataccctGTCCCTAAAGTGAACTATACACTCAGGTCTCGGTACGATGGCGCAGACTCTAGAGTGGGATGGgaataatcgaattaaataATAGCTGCGGAGAATGCTCTATGACTATGCTGTGACCTGAATCATGACCACCTTTCTCTTGCTGTTTCACGAAGTCTCAGATGCAACTTGTATGGGTAATATTACAACGACCTTAATGCAATGATCACTCACTTGCAATTGCCATCTCATGCTTACACATCCAAAGTGGACACCCTGGAAACCCGCTAATAAAAGCCTAGATTTTTCCAAATATCCTAAAAGGTTCTTTCataaataatgtttacaatgaAATTAAACAGACCCTTTTTGCACTTTAAAGTCAAGGCTACATCGTGCGTTTTCGATTTATGAATATTTAGCTTTGACtatatttgtataggtaatcacatgattttgagcgcaagttgaaataaataagcacgtataatttttttcaatacatATCTTTTATATGTTCAGTAGAGAATTGCCAATGCTTCGGCAATGAGTGATGTTCACACAGTTTTTTGTTCCTTTAGATCACGCATATAAGCAATTGCGTGTTACATTCTAACAATTATCTTTGTATGTATCAACCGTAGCATTGGACAAAAAGAGAACTTTGTCCTTGACAATAGAAAAACAACTTCGCACTTTTTGCAAATGGTTAACTTATTTGTAGCTGATTAAATTTTAGTTAAACGTGATTCTTTTATAATTGATGTAACTTTTTCAGCAGTATCAATACTAGTTTACAAATGCGGGTGTATAGTATTCCATTTTGTCACCTCGATCTGATAAAAGTGTTTACTTAATTTCTCAAAGTTCAATCCATGGTAACATGTGAGGTTTCGCACATTGTAATGTCAAATTTCTTTAGGTTTTCCGTAGATTTTATTTCCTTGATGGCATGATTTCAaaaaatctgttaaaaaaaaaaaaacaaaaccttttttACCCTTAAAGAACTCTCGGAAgaataaaacaaatgaaaataatattaaagtaaAACACCCTAAATAGAGAATTACGGCTTCTTTGAATGAATAAAATGTATAatacctttttcaaaaaaatgttaaattatTGCTATTTATCCCAGTTCCATTTTACTTAAAGGGAAAGCGCTTAAATTGAAATAGGAGCAAAACATAGTCAGTAGGACTCTTTCAGAACGTACCGTTGCTTGACGTAACATTATCACAGACAGCGCCATTTGCCTGTCTTTGCCCCAGAGTGTCGTTTGACGGGGACGTGGAGTGGCGTCTTAAAACTGGCACAGCAGCAGACGGCTTAACGGCGACGCGGTAGGGCCGAAAAGAAGGTGGCCGAAACGCATGTACGGAGCTACCCGGAAGTGGAACGGGTAACTGCGGATATATCCCCGCGGGATAGAAACAACATGGTTGCAAAGGAACTGAAAGCGATCTTCCCGGTGACGGAGTGCACAAGGGGCACAAGACATGAGCTGAGTGGAATGGAACCCGATATCCAGAAAGTTGCAGCATGACGCTCTCTTCTGTTTGCCAAACCAGTCTGGCAAAGCTTAAGAAAAGGAGTAAGTGGTCTCCTTGGTGACCCAGGATGTACTGGAAGAACTTGGACGTCTAATTAACAAGTTATCGCTTACATAATAACGCCAAAATGAATTTAAACAGAGCCTTTTATGGAACATGATAAGATTTCTGTTTGTCCAAAGTTAGCcacaataaaataatgaaattgaTTCTCTTTCCCTTCAGtactttttatttcattcaaaggaGTTAATTTATGTCATTTATGTGATTCGCTCGTATAGGGACACACAACAACACATGtagaaattcatttatttaactTCATAATActtaaaaggaaaacaacagcaacaacaatctCGCCGGGAAAATACAAAGTGTAAATTAATACGTACAGGAAGACGTCTGGGCCATCTAACTAGCTGTAGCTAGGCGAGTAGATTGCTCAAATGGGGAAACAACAGTACTTTGCTTGAACTCACGACACAATTAACAAGGAAAACTCGGGACCGTGTCACTAAAGGTTGGCAGCAGCGCTAGCCTACCTATTGAAATTCGTGTGGAAGCGTACATTGTTCAGAGACAATTCACTTGACACCAAATGGGGACTTAAGTGTCTTTCCAATCACTTGGCATTCGGCCATCGCTCAGGTCAACCCGcaaataaatttgatcaaaatAAAGCAAATTTTCATACtaaattcaatgaaatatttgtttttctACAATTACTTGGTCCACAATGCCGCCCTGGATTCTCCTTTTAAAACCTGTAAACTCAGTGGTGAGGATAAAATGGTCAACACTCATGGCCCTCAAACTAACGTTGGACATTTCTTAACAATTACTGACGATGCCATAAGGTCTCGGTGAAGGTAAGTTTGGGCGTTTCgctcaaatcttttgtttttgcaaatcttgaatcggtgGTTCTGTGGGGTATATTTTTcggaaaattaattttaaaaccactaaaatcgcttttctttgtttcctgccATAAACTGCACGCGAAAAATGATTGACGTGGCATATCAATCACAGgtgaaaggattgggtgtcaaCTGACAGCCTTCACGCGCGATCTGCTACCTTAATGGCGGAGACTCTTAACTACAAAGCTGTTGCTATGTAAAACTTTTACCCGTCATATCTTTGATGTCTGAATATCAAAGAACAATCCCTTTGGACACAGATGTTCCATAGAAGGTCTCTTGTACTTTTTCGATCGACAGCCATATTTGCAAGTCACGTGACCGCGGCAGAAAAAGCGCTAAAACTCAAATTATTAACTTTTTACAATAATGAATACAATACCAATGTTCGGAGAGCATTGTTTGGCACGTCTTGACGTTAGGATTTGTTGAAATTGTGCTTATGACGAAAATTACCCTGCTTTGAAGGAGTTtttaatacactttgtttgattGCGTTTGTGTTGAGAGATAAAGCGGAAAATTGATACGTGGGATTATAGAGAATGTTTTGATCTTTCCTCTTCGCCCAAAAAACATCACCGAAGAAGTTGCTCCAGTTCTTTTTGACCGTTTGGGACTGGTAAATATCAGCGCATGCGTCGTGATTTTTTTTCCGCTGTTTCGGTCTGCGTAGAAGTGTCGCCAGTGGAAAGCGTCGAAAACAAATTTTCCCGATTACCCCACCGTTTTGTCAGTGCTGAAGAAGCCAATACTGCTTTTTCTGGTGCCTGGGCATACTTTTAACCCGCTTAGCCCATAGAAACCTCAAGAAAACGAAACGTTGCAACAGACAAagttttttcacaattttgtaTTTCCCGCCATTTTGGCGGTAGTCCGACCAGCGATGTAAGCGTCCTTAGCAACAGGTTTATAGTTAAGAGTCTCcccccttaaggacggtgcctactaattcaaaggtatttttgcgtggtttactgaatatacGGGAAAAGGAGATattaacaagtgttgttgaaatccaaaaagaaaattgggggtaaccacgcatttttcgaagataattaatcaacaatatttgttaaaagcattaaaatacaaagcaatgtatggcgttcttttccaaatttatTTAACAACAATACGTACAGACTTACGGGACGAAAGTAACCTACATACAAAAACAACTAGAACACTACTATTTACAGAGACactaaaaaaggtaaagtcactgcttacgagccagaaggcccatcaggccggcgcttatctccagtttccttagcatgaagcgactaggagtattatactcccccctggatgggatgctagtccatcgcagggttacccccagcatttcgccggtacccatttatacacctggtagagaggcaccgtgagagtaaagtgtcttgcccaagaacacaacacaatgtccccggccaggacccgaacccggaccgctcgatccggagtcgagcactccaACCacggcttgaaattgcgactcactggtcgccaatgcgacgaAAAATTGAGTGCTGGTGACTAGAGtttcagaactggtcgccaACTGGCGAATCACAttttgtctgataacccaggacgtcgcaaatttgaaatttgcatggaaccttcaaaaagcaGCCTGTACCGAGTAAATtgggttggagaacttgtcctCTCTGTTAGAAAGcaaacacctgcaaaattgactgcacaaggtgattaataaatggagataaatatcggtagaaaagtacgttaagaaaccaagttcctctgattctagagGCTACTGAAACCGTATACGAGCCGCTCCTTTTATTTGATCTCGGTAGTCTGCATCTACTCGCGATAAAGGTAAGTTGCTTGCCACGCAAGCTGTTGGAGAATGAAGAACTACattttgaagaggtgaaaatCAAGGATAAAGGACCAatgtttgccttgctatggaaaacacTGACTGTGCTTCGCTCCATTTCTAATAACCTAAAGAACACCATCACTAAACCTAAAAGACTAAAGCCGAAAATAAACTAAAAGACAAAGCCGAAAACAACAATGGCTTTAGAGATCTTTCTCGTGCTGGttttttttgtgctatttaataattatgactttccttgcatgcaaagttggcgaccaaaatttatgatctggtgaccaaattttccccattagtcgccagctggcacctcAGCAAAAAAGTTTATTTCAAGCCCTGCTAACTATGAGGCCTCCATTCGACACTAATAACTAAGAAACTACTTAAAAAACTTCGACTTACAATACATTACTTTACTTACTgtctataaaataataatatttttaataataataataataataataaaatttgtgAATCATTTTGTTCCTGGCACTAATGTAGTTTTCTGTTTGTATTTTGATGTTCACTTTTGCTCGAAAACAAGCTACATTGggaagaactccattccttctgCAGTTCCACAGATACAATTTGCCCATGATTATCAAATAATTTAGTGTGGGGCATATTGAAGAAATTTTACGACATGGTTGTAGATCAACTTTTACAGTAAATTCTAAACACGAATCTTTGCAAGAGGTGATCCCAGCTGTCGACTTCTCATTACTCCGTTTTAAGTTAATATAAGATTCATTTTACTTGTTCGTGTCTTAGGACACAATTCATATGCATATATGTTTTCAATGAATGTTAATACTCTTAGGGCGGTGCCGAAACACACAAGTTTGTCTAAGGAGGAAAATAGAAGACACTTTCTTAAATAATTAAGGCTTTTCTTGTCCTAAACAAATAGCACACCTAAAGGTGTGTAGAGAAGCACACCCTTTCATAATTATGTAGTTTAAACACACCTCAGTTTGTTACTGTAACACCTTAGATGTGTTTTTAGCTTGTCCTAAATTTGACATCCTTTCAGGAGTGTTTTGCTAAAACATGTTTCCTCATATATCTCTATATGTAAAAAAGCGAATGTTATGCTTGTCCTAGATTTGGCAGGCTTAAAGTGTGCTGTGTTGAAAGACGTGTAGTTTCTCACGTTTCCCCGTAGGGAACCGAAGCACATCTTTAAGCTGTGTTTTcataaaggcccgtgcaaaagCTCGCAACAACATGCagcattgttgggcccaacaatgttgtctcttgttgcgcgatgttagccgatgtgtgtaaacgctcgcaacaagtcacaacatgttgggtctttagatgagaatacaaaggactctgggacgttttccatctccgacgccatgttgatttcttgctcgcatgtatttgtgtggatacgtggcatgtagtgcgcgtgcgccggcgcaacattgttggatgtgctgtgcaaacgaacgcaacattgttgggccacGCTtggatgaccgcgaaacaatagaaatgttggcacttgttcactctgaagtttgaccaatTTCAAACTttatccaacaacttccaacaagtgtcaacaacacgcaacaacacacaacatggtgtgcaaacgctcgcaacatgttgggcccaacaatgttgcgtcttgttggccaacaatgttgcgagcgtttgcacgggccttaaatCACCTCACCTAATAGATTCTTGCGTACAAATAATTGGCAGAACACATAAAGCACTGGTACAAAGTAATgtttgtaaaaattaaaaatctatATCATGATATTAACAACATGTACAGTTTCAATAAGTCTTAATCAGCTGTGCACtaaataattgtcaatttccAACAAAAtgttccaaaacaacaataataataataataataataataataataataataataataataataataataataataatatcggTTTGATGAACCAAaagatgtttttgaagtttatatttaaacaagacatgtttcggatggaacatcatccatcgtcagttgtacaatgaggAATAAAATGAAGTTGTGCAATCATGagtagtgtaacaaagtgagatataacatgactaattaaggatgaaggcgagaacagaataaaaaacacacacaacaaaacgaaagagaaaaaaaaacccaaactatttaagctaagaaaagagACTAactagtatgaaagggataaaaagatgtttgacttgggaatttaaagatggctgctcccaaaggatatgcataggggaacatccatggatctctaccaaagctatttacttggaagtatcattgagcatattgccgatctctacaaagagcgataaatcgcaaaaatccctctaaatgcaccgtcgtgatcctaaatacaggaaaggaagaaaatatacactttgcagtgtctcggcgaatttttaagcagacaggaagaacaatttcacgataaaaagagcaggtagccattatatttcttatgacagtacttttatttggtttgtttgttatgtttgcgaatctgaaccctattacaacgattgcttgaaactccacttcttgcgcttattctaaaactgaaaaatgggtaaaattgcaggaaaagtgccgaaattgcaggaaaaactgttcgattttccgtatttcagacagaagttcgaccgacgttttttaagtccatatagacttagaaaaaaaacctctaaaaagaaagaacaaagcgccacagtcccaaaggacgtctattgttttcgctattgttttcttgaaacaaaggagtgtatgcataatgaagtagggacctgtgcggaaatcttgccggtTGGTTAAATGCTGCGAAAGAGAAAGTTAAGAGAACTGAAACCTGCCGATGAAGAAAAACCCTTGTTGGAAAAATcctggcaagatttccgcacaggtccctacttcatta from Montipora capricornis isolate CH-2021 chromosome 2, ASM3666992v2, whole genome shotgun sequence includes the following:
- the LOC138027116 gene encoding GS homeobox 1-like; protein product: MLQLSGYRVPFHSAHVLCPLCTPSPGRSLSVPLQPCCFYPAGIYPQLPVPLPGSSVHAFRPPSFRPYRVAVKPSAAVPVLRRHSTSPSNDTLGQRQANGAVCDNVTSSNDSTDDSTQYRCTTATSNKRKRRKRTIFTSEQINRLESEFEEQQYLVGSERQQLAEALNLSETQIKIWFQNRRIKWRKENKQHFPDLLASPFNVACALRRNNGVESWNG